A genomic stretch from Rubripirellula reticaptiva includes:
- a CDS encoding LPS-assembly protein LptD has product MIAAALIFPVLLAIQLGRSTISAEDPSVAIASFEEPATAPTSPLISPDPVQVSGNTIYRWQIGDADASLLEGDCLLQHDGRRIAAESILLVTDGNAGNVNCRLVLGGAILPEGKSNDPISLSIRTLIDPQIQAPVYRGKPNRPPSLLQYLPNQTSSDVAQADGGASGNVATTIQQAQFTDSLIPPPQAGSEPITFSDGATTKGMQFIVGGGTRSMQILARGASTPPDFETINRPESNESAFVFRGGVTVLIRDVSARLPNGEFMELGTISLSADRIVGWFPYVPNLLNGMSNISDSEGEMYLEGDIVFRQGERIIYAESMYFNAAREVGMILDAEAITTVPNYQGVVRLKSKVLQQINRGNFRAFDAAVTTSRIGVPRYWIQSEELKLTDRQRLEVDPATGIQRTVRDPTIESNNNFVYVAGVPVLYWPTFSASLDQPGYYITGASVGNDSNFGTRVELDFDLFQLFGIDNVPKGVEWELSTDYLSDRGPAIGTSLDYTLPGLMGVAGPAKGMFDAWGIYDTGLDNLGSDRRNLTPESTTRGRALLRHRHYLPNDYEFIAELGYLSDRNFLEQYLENEWDQDLDHRTALRFRKYYYNNLIDLSANAQVNDFYTETEDLPKLDHYLLGGSLLGDRLTYSAHNAVSYSRLNVADLPTDAAEAAQYSAIPGETQSQGVVATTRQGIALPVQLGPVKIVPNLMGEATHYGEAVDGDSLTRLVGQAGIRFSLPMWNVDPSVQSSLLNVRGLAHKLEWTAEYLYADSDTNLDEVPYYDPLDDNAQEQFRRRFIQDTYGGILPDQFDPRNYAFRQGFQGLIASPSDVVADDLQQLRFGLHQRWQTKRGLPGAERIVDLFQFDVDTMIFPDADRDNFGQTIGPTLYDMRYHVGDRVTLLSDGYFDFFDEGLRSISGGVRTSRPGVGDIYVGLLSIEGPISSTVLRSTLDYRLNEKWIASAGTTYDFGPTGNVGQSLGVTRIGESMLLRLGVNVDAGRDNVGFRFAIEPRFWPRPKLGRLGGQLIPPPGVEGLE; this is encoded by the coding sequence GTGATTGCGGCTGCGCTGATATTTCCTGTTCTGCTAGCCATCCAGCTGGGCCGATCGACGATATCGGCTGAAGATCCGTCCGTTGCGATTGCCAGTTTCGAAGAACCGGCAACTGCGCCGACTTCACCATTGATCAGTCCTGATCCAGTCCAGGTCAGTGGCAATACAATCTATCGTTGGCAAATTGGCGACGCCGACGCATCGTTGCTCGAAGGTGACTGCTTACTGCAACACGATGGACGACGGATCGCAGCCGAGTCGATCTTGCTGGTGACTGACGGCAACGCTGGAAACGTGAATTGTCGCTTGGTACTCGGTGGTGCGATCCTGCCTGAAGGCAAATCGAACGATCCGATCTCACTGTCGATCCGAACGCTGATCGACCCGCAAATCCAAGCTCCCGTTTACCGTGGCAAACCGAACCGACCGCCTTCCTTGCTGCAGTACTTGCCAAATCAGACAAGCAGTGACGTTGCCCAAGCGGACGGCGGGGCGTCCGGTAACGTTGCAACCACCATCCAACAGGCCCAGTTTACCGATTCGCTGATACCGCCACCGCAGGCTGGATCGGAACCGATCACATTCTCGGACGGTGCAACCACCAAGGGGATGCAATTCATCGTCGGTGGCGGCACCCGCAGTATGCAGATCCTTGCGCGAGGCGCTTCGACGCCACCGGACTTTGAAACCATCAACCGCCCTGAATCGAACGAGAGTGCATTTGTTTTCCGTGGCGGCGTCACCGTCTTGATTCGCGACGTGTCGGCTCGATTGCCCAACGGCGAGTTCATGGAGCTGGGTACGATTTCACTGTCGGCCGATCGGATCGTCGGTTGGTTCCCGTACGTGCCAAACCTGCTGAACGGAATGTCGAACATCTCGGATTCCGAAGGCGAAATGTATCTGGAAGGCGACATTGTTTTCCGCCAAGGCGAACGAATCATCTATGCCGAATCGATGTACTTCAATGCCGCTCGCGAAGTTGGCATGATCCTAGATGCCGAAGCCATCACGACGGTGCCGAACTACCAAGGCGTGGTCCGCTTAAAGTCGAAAGTGTTGCAACAGATTAATCGTGGAAACTTCCGCGCCTTCGATGCGGCGGTCACGACTAGCCGAATCGGTGTGCCGCGTTATTGGATCCAGAGCGAAGAGTTGAAATTGACCGATCGCCAGCGTTTGGAGGTCGACCCCGCTACAGGCATCCAACGCACCGTTCGCGATCCGACGATCGAAAGCAACAACAATTTTGTCTACGTCGCGGGCGTTCCCGTTTTGTACTGGCCAACTTTCTCGGCAAGTCTTGATCAACCGGGCTACTACATCACCGGTGCAAGCGTTGGAAACGACAGCAACTTTGGGACACGAGTCGAATTAGACTTTGACCTCTTCCAATTGTTCGGCATCGACAATGTGCCGAAAGGTGTGGAATGGGAATTATCGACGGACTACTTAAGCGACCGCGGGCCAGCAATCGGGACGTCGCTCGACTACACGCTGCCTGGACTGATGGGCGTTGCCGGACCAGCCAAAGGGATGTTTGACGCGTGGGGAATTTACGACACTGGCCTCGACAATCTGGGAAGTGACCGACGAAATCTAACGCCCGAAAGCACCACGCGCGGCCGAGCTTTGCTGAGACATCGTCACTACTTGCCAAACGACTATGAATTCATCGCCGAACTGGGATACCTCAGCGATCGAAACTTCTTGGAACAGTATCTCGAGAACGAATGGGACCAAGACCTCGATCACCGCACCGCATTGCGGTTTCGAAAGTACTATTACAACAACTTGATCGACCTGTCTGCCAACGCGCAAGTCAATGATTTCTATACCGAAACCGAAGACCTTCCGAAGCTAGATCATTACCTGCTTGGCGGCTCGCTGCTAGGCGATCGGCTTACCTATTCGGCTCACAACGCCGTCAGCTATTCGCGACTGAACGTTGCCGACTTGCCGACCGACGCAGCCGAAGCGGCGCAGTATTCGGCTATCCCCGGCGAGACCCAATCGCAAGGCGTCGTCGCGACTACTCGTCAGGGAATCGCTCTGCCGGTTCAGTTGGGTCCAGTCAAGATCGTGCCCAATCTGATGGGCGAAGCAACCCATTATGGCGAGGCAGTCGATGGCGATTCATTGACTCGGCTGGTCGGACAAGCCGGCATTCGTTTTAGCTTGCCGATGTGGAATGTGGACCCATCGGTGCAAAGTAGCCTGCTGAATGTTCGTGGCTTGGCCCACAAACTGGAATGGACGGCCGAGTACTTGTACGCCGACAGCGACACAAACCTTGATGAAGTTCCGTATTACGATCCACTCGACGACAACGCGCAAGAGCAGTTCCGACGTCGGTTCATTCAAGACACCTACGGCGGCATCCTGCCCGACCAATTCGATCCTCGCAACTACGCGTTTCGACAAGGCTTTCAAGGCTTGATCGCAAGTCCCAGCGATGTTGTTGCCGACGACTTACAACAACTTCGCTTCGGACTGCATCAACGATGGCAAACCAAACGAGGTCTACCGGGTGCCGAACGCATCGTGGATCTGTTCCAGTTTGATGTCGACACCATGATCTTCCCGGATGCGGATCGAGACAACTTTGGGCAAACGATCGGACCAACACTGTACGACATGCGTTACCACGTCGGTGATCGAGTGACCTTGTTGAGCGATGGGTACTTTGACTTTTTTGATGAGGGACTGCGATCCATCAGCGGGGGTGTTCGCACCAGTCGCCCCGGCGTTGGTGACATTTACGTCGGACTGCTGTCGATCGAAGGACCGATCAGCAGTACGGTCCTGCGTAGCACGCTGGACTATCGATTAAACGAAAAATGGATCGCGTCGGCTGGCACCACCTACGACTTTGGCCCCACAGGAAACGTGGGTCAGTCACTTGGCGTGACTCGGATTGGCGAATCGATGCTGTTGAGATTAGGCGTGAATGTTGACGCCGGCCGTGACAACGTCGGATTCCGGTTTGCGATCGAACCGCGATTCTGGCCTCGACCAAAACTGGGGCGTTTGGGCGGTCAATTGATTCCGCCTCCGGGCGTCGAGGGACTCGAATGA